The Candidatus Peregrinibacteria bacterium genome includes a region encoding these proteins:
- a CDS encoding SEC-C domain-containing protein has translation MEDSHSSIGSEHEFQQPCSCGSGKKAGSCCMANEPCPCGSGESAGKCCFKMSK, from the coding sequence ATGGAAGATTCTCATTCTTCAATAGGTTCTGAGCACGAATTTCAGCAGCCTTGCAGTTGCGGAAGCGGCAAAAAGGCCGGATCATGTTGCATGGCGAATGAACCATGTCCGTGTGGTTCAGGGGAATCAGCAGGAAAATGCTGCTTCAAAATGTCGAAATGA
- a CDS encoding membrane lipoprotein lipid attachment site-containing protein, with product MKKLFIVLLTLLALSGCQKNTNRWNIIYYPEGFVTYGEQKCEFTEAFPTKENCQEYGREKVKINGKAEYLCGIDVTYNKACEWGAASELALDENAPEEWGKQKERESKFETGFEIFL from the coding sequence ATGAAAAAACTCTTTATTGTACTGCTTACGCTGCTCGCTCTTTCTGGGTGTCAGAAAAATACAAATCGTTGGAATATCATTTACTATCCAGAAGGATTTGTAACGTATGGAGAACAAAAATGTGAATTTACCGAGGCATTTCCCACCAAGGAAAATTGTCAGGAATATGGCAGAGAAAAGGTAAAAATCAATGGGAAAGCTGAGTATCTCTGCGGAATCGATGTTACCTACAATAAAGCGTGTGAATGGGGTGCTGCCTCTGAACTCGCTCTTGATGAAAATGCTCCTGAAGAATGGGGAAAACAGAAAGAGCGGGAAAGCAAGTTCGAAACGGGGTTTGAAATCTT
- a CDS encoding IS30 family transposase yields the protein KVSEEKIYAVQEKLNDRPRKSLRYRTPNEVISDLL from the coding sequence CCAAAGTATCAGAAGAAAAAATCTATGCAGTACAAGAAAAACTCAACGACAGACCAAGAAAATCACTTCGATATCGTACTCCAAATGAAGTCATTTCTGATCTCCTCTAG
- a CDS encoding thioredoxin family protein yields the protein MIKKILLFTLLTIALTGCSNTIEKKQDAISEKQKTVNQAQISKTAQEPTKEVKKIVAENDQTPIFANFTQERYSELLGKKPLAIFFHASWCSTCAQLTKEINKDLANFPKGTTILKADYDTETNLKKDYGIVMQATIVVIDKNGKVTQTLAAPSMAELQKAISQTV from the coding sequence ATGATCAAAAAAATATTACTTTTTACTCTCCTTACCATTGCACTGACAGGTTGCTCGAATACAATCGAGAAAAAGCAAGACGCAATATCTGAAAAACAAAAAACTGTAAATCAAGCACAAATCTCAAAAACTGCGCAAGAGCCAACAAAAGAAGTGAAAAAAATTGTGGCTGAAAATGACCAAACTCCGATATTCGCAAATTTTACTCAGGAACGCTATTCGGAACTTCTCGGCAAAAAACCTCTTGCCATCTTTTTTCACGCGAGCTGGTGTTCTACCTGCGCTCAATTAACAAAAGAAATTAACAAAGATCTTGCAAATTTCCCAAAGGGAACAACAATACTCAAAGCTGATTACGATACAGAAACCAACCTAAAAAAGGATTATGGTATCGTAATGCAAGCAACGATAGTAGTAATAGATAAAAATGGCAAAGTAACGCAAACGCTTGCAGCTCCTTCAATGGCAGAACTTCAAAAAGCTATATCGCAAACAGTCTAA
- a CDS encoding sulfite exporter TauE/SafE family protein, with protein sequence MELFIPSFLAGVLTVLAPCVLSLLPVIIGGSVGEKKPLRPLIIVGSLGISVIVFTLLLKATTALIGIPQEFWKLISGGLVTVFGFIMLFPDQWVKIAQICKLHKSETGLEKSRRASGNTGAILLGASLGPVFTTCSPTYVLILAIVLPKSFSLALVNLFIYTIGMSIPLLAIGYGGRKIASKFRGTSNPKGWFKRILAILLILTGMAIITGFDKKIEGSLIERGYRGAFNLEQSIADKAGEKIKTGSN encoded by the coding sequence ATGGAATTATTTATACCATCATTTCTGGCGGGGGTGCTAACAGTCTTAGCACCCTGCGTTCTCTCGTTATTACCAGTTATTATTGGGGGCAGCGTAGGTGAAAAAAAACCGCTGCGCCCACTCATTATTGTGGGATCTTTGGGGATTTCAGTAATAGTATTTACTTTGCTTCTCAAAGCTACAACCGCTCTCATTGGAATACCTCAAGAGTTTTGGAAACTCATTTCAGGAGGTCTGGTTACAGTTTTTGGTTTCATAATGCTATTTCCTGATCAATGGGTGAAAATTGCTCAAATATGCAAACTTCATAAAAGTGAAACAGGTTTAGAGAAAAGCAGGAGGGCATCTGGAAATACAGGAGCGATCCTCCTCGGGGCATCACTCGGTCCTGTATTTACCACTTGCTCTCCTACGTATGTCCTCATACTCGCCATTGTTTTGCCAAAAAGTTTTAGCCTTGCTCTCGTGAATCTTTTTATTTACACAATTGGAATGAGCATACCACTTCTCGCAATTGGGTATGGGGGGAGAAAAATAGCTTCAAAATTTAGAGGAACATCCAATCCGAAAGGTTGGTTCAAAAGAATTTTAGCAATTCTGCTTATTCTCACTGGAATGGCTATTATCACCGGATTTGATAAAAAAATTGAGGGCTCATTAATTGAACGCGGATACAGAGGTGCATTTAATCTTGAACAATCAATCGCCGATAAGGCAGGTGAAAAAATAAAAACGGGATCCAATTAA